From the genome of Papaver somniferum cultivar HN1 chromosome 2, ASM357369v1, whole genome shotgun sequence, one region includes:
- the LOC113349054 gene encoding subtilisin-like protease SBT6.1 isoform X1 produces the protein MNKDLYAFFLALISIYLFHLRLSVDEIKVIQPNSENQNYNVTTNDGEEATSKRNYIVRFLDYKKADDHKVYLEENLGLLKGWKWIERRNPASAFPTDFGLVSIEQSFYTSLIERIGKLGFVKDVSADLSYSRGLLSKDRRKRGSFDNGKKRPGKIFTSMSFSDGEYHSPLSNSSISWQRKLMMERSQVTSLFGAETLWDKGYTGGKVKMAIFDTGIRANHPHFRNIKERTNWTNEDTLNDNLGHGTFVAGVIAGEDEECLGFAPDTEIYAFRVFTDAQVSYTSWFLDAFNYAIATKMDVLNLSIGGPDYLDLPFVEKVWELTANNVIMVSAIGNDGPLYGTLNNPADQSDVIGVGGIDYSDHIASFSSRGMSTWEIPHGYGRVKPDIVAYGREIMGSKISTGCKSLSGTSVASPVVAGVVCLLVSVLPENTRKDILNPASMKQALVEGAAKLSGPNMYEQGAGRLDLLESYEILKSYQPRASVFPNVLDYTDCPYSWPFCRQPLYAGAMPVIFNVTILNGMGVIGYVESPPSWHPSNDEGNLLSIHFTYSEVIWPWTGYLAVHMQIKEEGSQFSGMIEGNVTVKVYSPAPRGEKGPRRSSTCTLQLKINVVPTPPRSKRILWDQFHNIKYPPGYIPRDSLDVRNDILDWHGDHLHTNFHIMFNMLRDAGYFVETLGSPLTCFDAWQYGTLLMVDLEDEYFEEEIEKLKDDVTNTGLGLAVFAEWYNVETMVKMRFFDDNTRSWWTPVTGGANVPALNDLLAPFGIAFGDKILNGEFSIQGEQSRYASGTDIVRFPQGGYLHSFPFLDSSESGAASGMMKEESSILGLAEVGSGRISVYGDSNCLDSSHMVTNCYWLLKKILDFTSANIKDPVLFSNPVRRNQPLLKDDNQLPSRRTDVNFSTYSGVLGKNLICQSDSRFEIWGTHGYSSQTIGKNRRLPGFPAAEFERNLNMTLGGSIAEQANITNSSISSSSKLGNKSSKTIDLLGLLNRDELDMPSLVATQWLIPVLVSVSGLLLFLSFWRIRQKRRRRKRSSSGRLSNV, from the exons ATGAATAAAGATCTATACGCTTTCTTTCTTGCTCTAATTTCAATCTATCTCTTTCATTTACGGCTCTCTGTTGATGAGATCAAGGTTATTCAACCTAATTCTGAAAATCAGAACTATAATGTAACGACAAATGATGGTGAAGAAGCAACATCTAAGAGGAATTACATTGTTAGGTTTTTGGATTACAAGAAAGCTGATGATCATAAGGTTTACTTAGAAGAGAATTTGGGATTGTTGAAAGGATGGAAATGGATCGAGAGGCGGAATCCTGCATCTGCATTTCCTACAGATTTTGGTCTTGTTTCGATTGAGCAATCTTTTTACACGAGTTTGATTGAGAGAAttggtaaattagggtttgtaaaggaTGTGTCGGCTGATTTGAGCTATTCTAGGGGTTTATTGAGTAAGGATCGAAGGAAACGAGGTTCTTTTGATAATGGGAAGAAGCGGCCTGGGAAGATATTTACCTCTATGTCATTTAGTGATGGAGAGTATCATTCTCCACTTAGTAATTCTTCGATTAGTTGGCAACGCAAGCTCATGATGGAG AGATCCCAAGTTACATCACTATTTGGTGCGGAGACACTCTGGGACAAAGGGTATACTGGTGGAAAAGTTAAGATGGCAATTTTTGATACTGGAATTAGAGCCAATCACCCTCATTTTCGTAACATTAAG GAGCGGACGAACTGGACCAATGAGGATACGTTAAATGACAATCTTGGACATGGAACATTTGTGGCAGGAGTTATTGCTGGTGAAGATGAAGAATGCCTTGGTTTTGCACCTGACACGGAGATATATGCTTTCCGTGTATTTACTGATGCCCAG GTATCTTACACATCGTGGTTTCTTGACGCGTTCAACTATGCCATTGCAACCAAGATGGATGTGCTGAATTTGAGCATAGGAGGCCCTGATTACTTGGATCTTCCTTTTGTTGAGAAG GTTTGGGAGCTGACAGCAAATAATGTTATCATGGTTTCTGCAATTGGAAATGATGGACCACTGTATGGTACCCTGAACAACCCTGCAGATCAAAGTGATGTTATTGGTGTTGGTGGCATTGATTACAGTGATCATATCGCTTCATTTTCCTCACGTGGCATGAGTACTTGGGAGATCCCTCATGG TTATGGTCGTGTAAAACCAGATATTGTGGCATATGGTCGAGAAATCATGGGATCAAAGATAAGCACAGGTTGCAAAAGTCTCTCAGGTACCAGTGTGGCAAGTCCTGTGGTTGCAGGTGTGGTGTGTCTTCTTGTTAGTGTCCTGCCTGAAAACACGAGAAAGGATATTCTAAATCCAGCTAGTATGAAGCAAGCACTGGTCGAGGGGGCTGCCAAGCTTTCTGGTCCCAATATGTATGAGCAGGGTGCAGGGAGACTTGATCT CTTAGAGTCATACGAGATTCTGAAAAGCTACCAACCACGGGCAAGTGTTTTCCCTAATGTTCTTGATTACACAGACTGCCCCTACTCCTGGCCATTCTGTCGTCAGCCCCTCTATGCAGGTGCAATGCCTGTTATCTTTAATGTCACCATTCTCAATGGAATGGGAGTCATCGGCTATGTTGAGTCCCCACCCTCATGGCACCCTTCAAATGATGAGGGAAACCTCCTCAGTATTCACTTCACCTACTCAGAGGTTATCTGGCCCTGGACTGGTTATTTAGCAGTTCATATGCAAATCAAAGAAGAAGGTTCTCAGTTTTCAGGGATGATTGAAGGTAATGTGACAGTTAAAGTATATAGTCCAGCACCTAGAGGAGAAAAAGGCCCGAGGAGGAGTAGTACATGTACTCTTCAACTGAAGATAAACGTGGTTCCGACTCCCCCGAGATCAAAACGGATTCTCTGGGATCAGTTTCACAATATCAAATACCCACCCGGTTATATTCCAAGAGACTCATTAGATGTTCGTAATGACATCCTAGATTGGCACGGGGATCACCTGCATACAAACTTCCATATTATGTTCAACATGCTGAGAGATGCTGGGTACTTCGTCGAAACACTCGGTTCACCTCTCACATGTTTTGATGCTTGGCAGTATGGGACACTGCTCATGGTGGATCTTGAGGATGAGTACTTTGAAGAAGAGATTGAGAAACTGAAGGATGACGTTACTAATACTGGATTGGGATTGGCTGTGTTTGCAGAGTGGTATAATGTAGAAACAATGGTGAAGATGAGATTTTTTGATGATAACACGCGAAGCTGGTGGACACCAGTTACTGGAGGTGCAAATGTTCCTGCACTAAACGATCTTTTGGCACCATTTGGAATTGCTTTTGGGGATAAGATTCTGAATGGTGAGTTCTCTATTCAAGGGGAGCAGAGTCGTTATGCATCTGGAACGGACATAGTTAGGTTCCCTCAGGGTGGTTATTTGCATAGCTTCCCATTCCTTGATAGCTCTGAGAGTGGGGCTGCTTCTGGTATGATGAAG GAGGAGTCTTCTATTCTGGGACTTGCTGAGGTTGGTAGTGGACGTATTTCGGTGTATGGTGACTCAAACTGCCTTGACAGTAGCCATATGGTCACCAACTGCTATTGGCTTCTGAAGAAAATATTGGATTTCACTAGTGCCAACATTAAAGATCCAGTACTCTTTTCAAATCCTGTTAGGAGGAATCAACCTCTTTTGAAGGATGACAACCAGTTACCATCTCGCAGAACCGATGTGAATTTCTCTACGTATTCTGGAGTTTTAGGGAAGAATTTGATCTGCCAGAGTGATTCTAGGTTTGAGATATGGGGAACTCATGGTTACAGTTCACAGACGATTGGAAAGAACCGAAGATTGCCTGGGTTTCCTGCTGCAGAATTTGAGAGAAATTTAAACATGACATTGGGAGGTTCCATAGCGGAGCAAGCAAATATTACGAATAGCAGCATCTCTTCTTCGTCCAAATTGGGAAACAAGAGTAGCAAAACAATAGACCTCTTGGGTCTGCTTAACAGAGATGAG CTGGACATGCCCTCGTTAGTTGCAACTCAATGGCTGATACCCGTTCTTGTTTCAGTTTCTG GTCTTTTGCTGTTTTTGAGCTTTTGGAGAATAAGACAGAAGCGCCGGCGAAGGAAGAGGTCAAGTTCTGGTCGTTTGTCAAATGTATAG
- the LOC113349054 gene encoding subtilisin-like protease SBT6.1 isoform X2 — MTILDMEHLWQELLLVKMKNALVLHLTRRYMLSVYLLMPSLLQVSYTSWFLDAFNYAIATKMDVLNLSIGGPDYLDLPFVEKVWELTANNVIMVSAIGNDGPLYGTLNNPADQSDVIGVGGIDYSDHIASFSSRGMSTWEIPHGYGRVKPDIVAYGREIMGSKISTGCKSLSGTSVASPVVAGVVCLLVSVLPENTRKDILNPASMKQALVEGAAKLSGPNMYEQGAGRLDLLESYEILKSYQPRASVFPNVLDYTDCPYSWPFCRQPLYAGAMPVIFNVTILNGMGVIGYVESPPSWHPSNDEGNLLSIHFTYSEVIWPWTGYLAVHMQIKEEGSQFSGMIEGNVTVKVYSPAPRGEKGPRRSSTCTLQLKINVVPTPPRSKRILWDQFHNIKYPPGYIPRDSLDVRNDILDWHGDHLHTNFHIMFNMLRDAGYFVETLGSPLTCFDAWQYGTLLMVDLEDEYFEEEIEKLKDDVTNTGLGLAVFAEWYNVETMVKMRFFDDNTRSWWTPVTGGANVPALNDLLAPFGIAFGDKILNGEFSIQGEQSRYASGTDIVRFPQGGYLHSFPFLDSSESGAASGMMKEESSILGLAEVGSGRISVYGDSNCLDSSHMVTNCYWLLKKILDFTSANIKDPVLFSNPVRRNQPLLKDDNQLPSRRTDVNFSTYSGVLGKNLICQSDSRFEIWGTHGYSSQTIGKNRRLPGFPAAEFERNLNMTLGGSIAEQANITNSSISSSSKLGNKSSKTIDLLGLLNRDELDMPSLVATQWLIPVLVSVSGLLLFLSFWRIRQKRRRRKRSSSGRLSNV; from the exons ATGACAATCTTGGACATGGAACATTTGTGGCAGGAGTTATTGCTGGTGAAGATGAAGAATGCCTTGGTTTTGCACCTGACACGGAGATATATGCTTTCCGTGTATTTACTGATGCCCAG CCTATTGCAGGTATCTTACACATCGTGGTTTCTTGACGCGTTCAACTATGCCATTGCAACCAAGATGGATGTGCTGAATTTGAGCATAGGAGGCCCTGATTACTTGGATCTTCCTTTTGTTGAGAAG GTTTGGGAGCTGACAGCAAATAATGTTATCATGGTTTCTGCAATTGGAAATGATGGACCACTGTATGGTACCCTGAACAACCCTGCAGATCAAAGTGATGTTATTGGTGTTGGTGGCATTGATTACAGTGATCATATCGCTTCATTTTCCTCACGTGGCATGAGTACTTGGGAGATCCCTCATGG TTATGGTCGTGTAAAACCAGATATTGTGGCATATGGTCGAGAAATCATGGGATCAAAGATAAGCACAGGTTGCAAAAGTCTCTCAGGTACCAGTGTGGCAAGTCCTGTGGTTGCAGGTGTGGTGTGTCTTCTTGTTAGTGTCCTGCCTGAAAACACGAGAAAGGATATTCTAAATCCAGCTAGTATGAAGCAAGCACTGGTCGAGGGGGCTGCCAAGCTTTCTGGTCCCAATATGTATGAGCAGGGTGCAGGGAGACTTGATCT CTTAGAGTCATACGAGATTCTGAAAAGCTACCAACCACGGGCAAGTGTTTTCCCTAATGTTCTTGATTACACAGACTGCCCCTACTCCTGGCCATTCTGTCGTCAGCCCCTCTATGCAGGTGCAATGCCTGTTATCTTTAATGTCACCATTCTCAATGGAATGGGAGTCATCGGCTATGTTGAGTCCCCACCCTCATGGCACCCTTCAAATGATGAGGGAAACCTCCTCAGTATTCACTTCACCTACTCAGAGGTTATCTGGCCCTGGACTGGTTATTTAGCAGTTCATATGCAAATCAAAGAAGAAGGTTCTCAGTTTTCAGGGATGATTGAAGGTAATGTGACAGTTAAAGTATATAGTCCAGCACCTAGAGGAGAAAAAGGCCCGAGGAGGAGTAGTACATGTACTCTTCAACTGAAGATAAACGTGGTTCCGACTCCCCCGAGATCAAAACGGATTCTCTGGGATCAGTTTCACAATATCAAATACCCACCCGGTTATATTCCAAGAGACTCATTAGATGTTCGTAATGACATCCTAGATTGGCACGGGGATCACCTGCATACAAACTTCCATATTATGTTCAACATGCTGAGAGATGCTGGGTACTTCGTCGAAACACTCGGTTCACCTCTCACATGTTTTGATGCTTGGCAGTATGGGACACTGCTCATGGTGGATCTTGAGGATGAGTACTTTGAAGAAGAGATTGAGAAACTGAAGGATGACGTTACTAATACTGGATTGGGATTGGCTGTGTTTGCAGAGTGGTATAATGTAGAAACAATGGTGAAGATGAGATTTTTTGATGATAACACGCGAAGCTGGTGGACACCAGTTACTGGAGGTGCAAATGTTCCTGCACTAAACGATCTTTTGGCACCATTTGGAATTGCTTTTGGGGATAAGATTCTGAATGGTGAGTTCTCTATTCAAGGGGAGCAGAGTCGTTATGCATCTGGAACGGACATAGTTAGGTTCCCTCAGGGTGGTTATTTGCATAGCTTCCCATTCCTTGATAGCTCTGAGAGTGGGGCTGCTTCTGGTATGATGAAG GAGGAGTCTTCTATTCTGGGACTTGCTGAGGTTGGTAGTGGACGTATTTCGGTGTATGGTGACTCAAACTGCCTTGACAGTAGCCATATGGTCACCAACTGCTATTGGCTTCTGAAGAAAATATTGGATTTCACTAGTGCCAACATTAAAGATCCAGTACTCTTTTCAAATCCTGTTAGGAGGAATCAACCTCTTTTGAAGGATGACAACCAGTTACCATCTCGCAGAACCGATGTGAATTTCTCTACGTATTCTGGAGTTTTAGGGAAGAATTTGATCTGCCAGAGTGATTCTAGGTTTGAGATATGGGGAACTCATGGTTACAGTTCACAGACGATTGGAAAGAACCGAAGATTGCCTGGGTTTCCTGCTGCAGAATTTGAGAGAAATTTAAACATGACATTGGGAGGTTCCATAGCGGAGCAAGCAAATATTACGAATAGCAGCATCTCTTCTTCGTCCAAATTGGGAAACAAGAGTAGCAAAACAATAGACCTCTTGGGTCTGCTTAACAGAGATGAG CTGGACATGCCCTCGTTAGTTGCAACTCAATGGCTGATACCCGTTCTTGTTTCAGTTTCTG GTCTTTTGCTGTTTTTGAGCTTTTGGAGAATAAGACAGAAGCGCCGGCGAAGGAAGAGGTCAAGTTCTGGTCGTTTGTCAAATGTATAG
- the LOC113353911 gene encoding uncharacterized protein LOC113353911, producing the protein MMESISCCKWFLILHLLFSAVVSAKHHGNPANELVNIINQNRTLAKLPQLNDNAGLSCIALQYIEHCQGNCTSNNTLKCKPSENNFTEIFAPNCGVELPTFGTITGRIVGCQSKYVEPLEAFSRVLVRDHKTLSVLRDKNHSEVGVGLIGNHHGPYFWCVLFSNDRINSTFVLDNGGKGIKQRKGCYSGANIDCNEGKRTKIFFLVSIFSVIFTIFI; encoded by the exons ATGATGGAGAGTATTAGTTGCTGCAAATGGTTCCTGATTCTTCACCTGCTCTTTTCTGCAGTGGTTTCCGCCAAGCACCATG GAAATCCTGCGAACGAGCTTGTCAATATCATCAATCAGAACCGAACACTTGCAAAGCTTCCGCAACTGAATGACAATGCTGGTCTCAGCTGCATAGCTTTACAATATATTGAACACTGCCAAGGAAATTGCACCAGTAACAATACTTTAAAATGCAAACCATCGGAAAATAATTTCACTGAAATCTTTGCACCTAACTGCGGCGTGGAGTTACCGACCTTCGGCACCATAACCGGAAGGATTGTGGGATGTCAATCTAAGTATGTTGAACCTTTAGAAGCATTTTCTCGTGTCCTAGTTCGAGATCACAAAACTTTATCCGTCTTGAGAGATAAAAATCACTCCGAAGTGGGGGTCGGCTTGATCGGAAACCACCACGGACCTTACTTTTGGTGTGTTCTGTTTAGTAATGATCGGATCAACTCGACATTTGTTCTTGACAATGGTGGAAAGGGAATCAAACAGAGAAAAGGGTGTTATAGTGGAGCCAACATTGATTGCAATGAGGGAAAgagaaccaaaattttctttttggtttcCATTTTTTCTGTAATTTTCACTATATTTATTTGA